Proteins encoded in a region of the Nicotiana tomentosiformis chromosome 9, ASM39032v3, whole genome shotgun sequence genome:
- the LOC104094454 gene encoding probable glutathione S-transferase — MAKEDLRLLDFWVSPFCMRVKIALAEKGLAYDSQEEDLLGGKSELLLKSNPIYQKVPVLLDSGKPIVESSNIVYYIDEKYVTQNPLLPSCAYGRSRARFWADFIDKKIYEAGMAIWRSKGEELEIAKKDFIDILKKLEGALGDKDYFGGDNFGYVDIIAISMTSWFYAYEKFGGFKVEKECPKFDEWTKRCLKRESVANVLPNPEKVYEFVVMLRKMHGIE; from the exons ATGGCAAAAGAGGATTTACGTCTATTAGATTTCTGGGTGAGTCCATTTTGCATGAGGGTAAAAATTGCATTAGCTGAGAAGGGTTTAGCCTATGATTCTCAAGAAGAAGACTTGCTAGGTGGCAAGAGTGAACTGCTTCTAAAATCAAACCCCATTTACCAAAAAGTTCCTGTTTTATTGGACAGTGGCAAGCCAATTGTGGAGTCCTCAAATATTGTCTATTATATTGATGAGAAATATGTTACCCAAAATCCTTTGCTCCCTTCTTGTGCTTATGGTCGTTCCAGGGCACGGTTTTGGGCTGACTTCATTGACAAAAAG ATTTATGAAGCAGGAATGGCTATATGGAGGAGCAAAGGAGAAGAACTAGAGATTGCCAAGAAAGATTTCATAGACATTTTGAAGAAACTTGAAGGAGCTTTAGGTGAcaaagattattttggaggagacAACTTTGGATATGTTGATATCATAGCTATTAGCATGACATCTTGGTTCTATGCTTATGAAAAATTTGGAGGttttaaggttgaaaaagagTGTCCAAAATTTGATGAATGGACAAAGAGATGCCTTAAGAGGGAGAGTGTTGCTAATGTACTTCCTAACCCTGAAAAAGTTTACGAGTTTGTTGTCATGCTTAGGAAAATGCATGGCATTGAATAG
- the LOC104094453 gene encoding protein ALTERED XYLOGLUCAN 9, with protein sequence MLGAVQLGLFAAGVVLFVPMGMAGWHLSRNKMLFFSCALFITLAVGVHLVPYFPSVTSFLSSNKPSSVVPLEFTVKKDSCLSLLHQVSFDFQELSINVTNSVENKGSGRKFGSWKWVESEIVNECDFQELSKADASDLLNGSWVVVAGDSQARLMVISLLELILGRNEMEVIRGDLFKRHSDYNIFVDEIGLKLDFMWSPYMSNLTDLMLGFKEKRGYPDVFVMGAGLWDMLHVNNASDYGVSLKSLKDSVVLMLPVSSAFVNEGDGANVVPIRSPNLFWLGMPKLIHSMLNTDEKREKMSDVMWQAYSDELYRSKLLRQSGGPLFLLDIHSLSNNCGAHCTDDGMHYHGAVYEAAVHIMLNGLLIESNQKL encoded by the coding sequence ATGTTGGGTGCTGTCCAATTGGGATTATTTGCAGCAGGTGTTGTACTCTTTGTCCCTATGGGTATGGCTGGTTGGCACTTAAGCCGTAACAAGATGCTATTTTTCAGCTGTGCTCTTTTCATTACCCTTGCTGTTGGTGTTCATTTGGTACCTTACTTCCCTTCTGTTACTTCTTTCCTTAGCTCTAATAAACCAAGTTCAGTAGTACCTTTAGAATTTACTGTAAAAAAGGATTCTTGTTTGTCTTTACTTCATCAAGTGTCATTTGATTTTCAAGAATTGAGTATAAATGTGACTAACAGTGTTGAAAATAAGGGTAGTGGTAGAAAATTTGGTTCTTGGAAATGGGTTGAGTCTGAAATTGTTAATGAATGTGATTTTCAAGAATTGAGTAAGGCCGACGCTTCGGATTTATTAAACGGGTCGTGGGTTGTTGTAGCGGGGGATTCACAGGCAAGGTTAATGGTGATTTCTTTATTGGAGTTGATATTAGGGAGAAATGAGATGGAGGTGATAAGAGGGGATTTGTTTAAGAGGCATAGTGATTATAACATTTTTGTTGATGAGATTGGATTGAAGTTGGACTTTATGTGGTCGCCTTACATGAGTAATTTGACTGATTTGATGCTCGGGTTTAAAGAAAAAAGGGGTTATCCCGATGTATTTGTGATGGGGGCAGGGTTATGGGATATGTTACATGTAAATAATGCATCTGATTATGGTGTTTCTTTAAAGTCTTTGAAGGATTCAGTCGTGTTGATGTTACCGGTTTCGTCAGCATTTGTTAATGAGGGTGATGGAGCGAATGTAGTTCCGATTCGGTCCCCCAACTTGTTTTGGTTAGGGATGCCTAAGTTGATACATTCAATGTTGAATACAGATGAGAAGCGGGAGAAGATGAGTGATGTAATGTGGCAAGCTTATAGTGATGAGCTTTACAGAAGTAAGCTGCTTCGACAATCTGGTGGCCCGCTGTTTTTGCTGGATATTCATTCCTTGAGTAATAACTGTGGAGCTCATTGCACGGATGATGGAATGCATTATCACGGGGCTGTCTATGAAGCCGCTGTACATATCATGTTAAATGGATTACTTATAGAATCTAACCAGAAGCTATGA